In Methanoregula sp., the sequence CTGTGTGGATACCTGCCCAAAAAAGGTCATCCGCTTTGCGTGGCTGTGGAAAAAATAATTTTTATTAACCGTTTTTAGTAAGGCAACGGAATCTCCGGTTCTCCACCTTCCAACCGGAAATTATCCTGCGGGATTCGAATCTCAAACCGGCTCCCTTTTCCGGGCTCTCCGGTCTCGGTGATCGTCATACCGGTGAATGCAAGGATCTCCCGGGCAAGGAATAACCCCCAGCCGGTTCCTTTTCCATAACCGCGCTCGAATACCTTGGTCTTCTCTTCCACAGGAATGCCTGTTCCATTATCTTCCACAACCAGCACAACTTCAGTATCTTTGCGGCTCACGAACAGGCGGATTTCCGTAGCAGCACCGCCGTGACGCAGGGTGTTTTCGAACAGGTTTGAAAAAACTTTTTCAAAGAGAGGGTCGGCATAGACCGATGCGCCGCCGGTGAGATCCGTAACCCGGATCCCCTTGAGATCGGCGTCCTCAATTGCCCGGTGTATCACATTCTTCAGCAACTGCAAGCGGGCGGGTTCAACGCCAATATTCTGGTATTCCTTGGCAAACTTAAACTGACGGCGAATCTTATCGATCGCATGCTTCTCCTTTTCAAGAAACGACCGCTGTTTCGGGTCTTCCACCATCATGCTGAGCAATTCGTTGTACCCGACAACGGCTGTCAGCTGGTTAAGCACATCATGCCGGGTTACGCTTCCGACGATCTGGAGTTTCTTTAGCGCAAACTCCAGCGCTTTTTTCAGGTCGGCATCTGTCTGTTCAGATGAGGGGCTTTTTCCGCTATCACCTTCAGCCGGGTTTTTGACGCCACCCGCTTTGTTATCTTGTCCTGACATCCCCACTCCCCCGATATTGATTATGTATATACCGGGTAACCGGTATTGACAACTATGCACCGTGCAGTACTTTATGGTTCCCCTTCCTGTTCTTTCTGGCAAACCCTGAAATCGACCCGGGGCATCACCTTTCAATAGTTAATAAAGAGAACTTTGTCTATGCAGCACCGGGTCATCACCTTCTCAAAAAATGTTTTTTTACCCCTGACTACCGTATGCCGGAACCGGTGCGGGTATTGTGGTTTCCGCACACCTGCCCAGAATGGGTGCGTCATGGGAAATGAGGAGGTCGAAAAGACCCTCCGGCATGGCGCTGCGATGGGGTGTACAGAAGCACTCTTCACCTTCGGCGAGCACCCTGAAGAGGAACCCGGGTTTACGCAGTATCTCAAACCATTGGGCTATGGAACGATTCTCGATTACTGCGAGGCGATGTGCAAAAAGAGCATTGAATACGGGGTCCTGCCACACACGAATGCCGGCATACTCACGCTCGAGGAAATGGAGCGCCTGCGTGCAGTGAATGCCAGTATGGGGCTCATGCTTGAGACCACTGCGCGGATCCCGGCTCATGCCACATCAAAGGGCAAGGAGCCGGAGGTCAGGCTCGCAATGATTGAAGACGCCGGTAAACTCAAAATCCCGTTCACCACCGGCCTGCTTCTCGGGATTGGCGAGACGATGGAGGACCGGGAGGAATCCCTTTACGCGATCCGCGATATCCACCGGCGCTACCAGCATATCCAGGAGATCATCATCCAGAACTTCTGCCCCAAACCCGGTACTCCCATGGCAGGTCAGCCGGTACCAACAACGGATGAGATCTGTACAACGATCCGGATGGCACGCGACATCCTGCCAGCGGATATCGCGATCCAGATCCCCCCCAACCTGATCGATGCCACATTGCTCATATCATGCGGTGTGGACGATCTCGGCGGCGTCTCCCCGCTCACCATCGATTATGTCAACCCCGAACACCCGTGGCCGGCGATGGAGGAACTCAAAACCATTGCCGGAGAGGCCGAGCTCAAGGAACGGCTCTGCATCTACCCGCAGTATATTGAACGGGGCTGGTTCCATCCGGGTTTGCAACCCCTAATAAACCGGCTCGCACAAACAATTAAGCAAAGGGGCAGTTGATCGTGAAGCAGAAAAAACTCCTGTACGCCGGCAAGGCAAAATCGGTGTATCGTACCGATGTGGATGGAAAACTCATCGTCGAGTTCCGTGACGACATCACCGCATTTGATGGCGGAAAGAAAGATGTGCTCAAGAACAAGGGGAGTTACAATGCAGAAGTCTCGGCATTCCTCTTCGAATACCTTGGGAGAAATGGCGTAAAAACCCATTTTGTCAGCATGATCGATCCCCGCCACATGGTTGTGCGCGAACTTGGGATGATCCCGCTCGAAGTGATTGTCAGAAACGTTGCTGCAGGTTCCATTGTGCGGAATTACCCGTTCAAAGAAGGGACAAAACTCGATCCGCCGGTTATCGTGATCGATTTCAAGGATGACGCACGGCATGATCCCATGCTCAATGACGATCTGATTATCGCCCTCAAAATCGCAACCCCGGCAGAGCTTAAAAAGATCAAAAAGATTGCCCTGGAAATAAACCGGCTGCTCTTTTCCCTCCTTGCAGCGCAGGGTATCACCCTTGTCGACTTTAAGATCGAGTTCGGCAGGCAGGGAAAAACAATCTTCCTCGGGGATGAGATCAGCATGGACTCGATGCGGCTCTGGGACAAGAAGAGCGGGGAGTCACTGGACAAGGACGTGTATCGTTTCGAAAAAGGCGATGTGATGGCAACCTACAACCGGGTAGCACAGCGGATCACCACGTCACCAAAGAAGCGGTGAAGAAAAGAAGATACCCGGTTCAGAGGATGAAAAATCGCGCAATGAGCCGGTGCATAGAGCACAAAGACTAACGTCTCGTATACATAATTATCGATATATCAGGAGAATTCGGCAGGATACCATGACAGAAGAAAGTGCAGAGCATGCTGATATGCTTAAATGGGCAAAAGGCTATGCGCATAAACACGGCTGGACACTCAATACCGATGAAAAGCAGCTCAATACCGTGATCAAGGGACTGGTGCGCAATAAGACAAAGTTCGGCCGGCCCTACTGCCCCTGCCGCCTCCGGAGTGGTGACGAGGAGAAGGACCGGGCAATCGAATGCCCCTGCCTCTATCATAAAGAGGAAGTGGCAAAGCAGGGACACTGCCACTGCAGCCTGTATTTTAAAGAACCCTGATTTTTAATTTTTTTTACAGTCTACCTCGTTATGGCCGGCCTGTGCAGAACCCGTTTCCATGCAGCGGACTCAGCAGGTTTTCCTCCCGTGACCGGGGACTCCCCCCGGGTCCTTATCCTGGGCAGTTTTCCCAGCGTACAATCACTCCGGCACAGCGAGTATTACGGAAATCCCCAGAACCATTTCTGGAAGATCATGGATGCGCTGTTCGGAATCGATCGCCAGCTCCCGTACCAGGATCGGATTGCGAACCTTACGGGGCACCATATCGCGCTCTGGGATGTTGTGCGGACCTGTTCAAGGAGAGGGAGTGCGGATCAGGAGATCAGGGAGCCGGCCTTCAACGATATCAGCGGGTTCCTCATCGCACACCCCACCGTGCGGCTCATCATCCTGAACGGGTCTGCTGCTGGCCGCTACTTCCGCAGGATGCATATGCCACCGGCCATTGAAAGCCGTATCCTGCCGTCAACGAGCCCTGCAAACACCCGGTATACTCTTGCAGAAAAAATTGAAGCCTGGGACATTATCCGGGCGAACTGTGAAAGGGGAGAGTAACCGGGGGTTACCGTTCCATACGGAATTTTAAGAATATGACATGGTAGATGGCATAGAAACCGACCAGCACCGCAGCGGTATACCCCAGAATTGCAATCCATGAGACTTCCTTTGGCAGTACGAATGAAGAGGACTGGAGAACCAGAGAAGATCCCACCACGAGCGAGGCAACAACCATACCGATCATCAGTTTGTCGCTGGCCTTATCGAGTGCCATCTGGAGTTTCTGGATATCGGTGTCCACGATCTCAAGTTTGAATGTTCCCGTAGACAACCGCCGCAGCATCAGGTTGAGATTCCGGGGCATGTCCAGCAGGGCATCGACACCATCAAGGAGCGATGTTGATGCCCGTTTGATGTAACCGGCAGAGAGTGTATTGGTATCGGCCAGTTTCGTTAAGTAGGGCGTGACCTCTTTTCCCAAGTTGAATTTCGGGTCAAGCCGGACGCCGATGTCGAGGACCATGATAAAGACCTTTAATAGCAGCATCAGGCTCAGGGGTACTTTGAGGCGGTAGCGGCGCATCGCTTCGGTGAGCTCGGTCACCACAAGCCGGAAGTTCAGTTGCGAGACCTCGTCCCCACCACCGAAATCATGCATCATGATATAGAGATCGTCCCGCATTGCTTCCCGGTCCTCTTCGGCAATGGCAATCCCAAAACCCTCAAGGGACCGGAGCATCATCTCGATATCATCGGTGACCAGAGCAAAGAGAAGGTTGATAAAATTCTGCCGTTTCTCGGGCCGTAAGATACCCACGATCCCGAAGTCCAGAAAGACGATGTCTCCTTCCGCGGTGACAAACAGGTTACCCGGGTGCGGATCCCCGTGGAAGAACCCGTCTTCGAAGATCATCTTGAGATAGGCGTGGAATCCCCGCACACCTATGTCGTGCGGATCCAGTCCCATTTCCATGATAGAGTCGGGGTTATCAATCCTGACACCCTCAATAAATTCCATCACCATCAGACGGGGCGTGGTAAATTCCCAGTAAATTTTCGGGAACCGTATGCCCGGCACATCCCGGAAGTTCCGGGCCATCCGCTCGACATTGCGGGCTTCCCGTGTGTAATCAAGTTCCTTTACGATCTGGTGTGCGAAATCATCCACCATGCCGGAGGGATTATAGATCCGGGTCTCGGGAAACACCGTCTCGATCCGTTCTGCCATGGATTTCAGGATCGTGATATCGGTCTCGATAATCTCCCCAATACCCGGGCGCTGGATCTTGATGGCAACTTTAGTTCCGTCTTTAAGGACGGCACGATGAACCTGTCCGATCGAGGCAGAGGCAACGGGCGTTTCATCGATCTCGCTGAACCAGTCGAAAATATCGGGGCTGTTCTCTTCGATCACAGCCCGCACATCACAAAACGGCAGGGGCTTTGCATGGTCCTGCAGTTTTTTAAGCTCCTCGATCAGCTCGGGCGGTAGCAGTTCCGTCCTTGTGCTCATGATCTGCCCGAACTTGACAAAGGTGGGTCCCAGATCCTCTAAGGTGAGCCGCATCCTCTCGTAGACCGTGGACGTCTCCGGGGCTTTGCCGGATGAGGAGAGCCTGAACCGGGCTCTGCCGGGGAATAACTTTTCAAGCCCGATACTGAAGCCGTACTGGCCCAGCACATCCACGATCTGCGCATACCGCCTGATACGGGTGACCATGCATACCTATTGGTAGTGGAGATACTTAATGCGTGCTTTTTTTACGCCGTGGGTAATGGGAGAGGGTAAGAAAATACTGCAGGTTTCCGATGGCCACACCCATACATACACATGAAGCGGCCCCATCTTTCAAGGTAAAAAAGTGCCGGGATAAGGTGGTTATCCGGTTCCGATATCGACAAAAGTATCATTGTGGGTGATCCGGAGATCGAGGGGTGCAACCGTCAGACGCGGGTTTGCAGTCGTTCCGGCCACAGGGTTTTTTGAACAGCAGCTGAAACTGTCAGATGCCGTCAGCCATCTCCCCGGGCACACCTGCCCGGGAATGGCAATGGTTCCTTTTAACTGGCTGCAGGTTTTCGTTCCATCATCCAAAACGATCACTTGTGAAGATGTCGGCAGGGGGGTGGACAATTTTGCGGGATTTTTTGTGGGAGCCGGTGTTGCAGTAGCGGGTGTTGCAGCAGCGGATGTTGTATCTTTCCCGGAAATACAACCTGCGGAAAGAAGACAGAGGATCACGAGGACGACGGCGACTTTTATGAAACGGAAGGCTTGGGAGGTCATCAGGATTCACCGATCCGGTCTGCTGTTTCTTCCAAAGAGATCGACGTTGCCTTCAGGATATCTGCCATCCCCTCAGGGAGGCTGGCACTGACCGCGATATCCCGGTATGCCGCAGCAAGGTCACGGTAATCTTTTTTGATCAGCTGAAGCTGGGTCGAGATAAGGCGGGGCTGCCCGCCATTCAGTGCACCATGGGCCAGCTTCACATCCACTTTTGTTTTGGAGAGAGCCGGCTCGGCAGCACCTATATCGAGGATAGCCTCGACAAGCTGGCGGTTGATCCGGTCTCCCCGTGCAATAACCCGGTCAGCCTCGTCGATCCGGAACGCTGCGGTTTCATCCTGGGAGACCTCCCCCTGGAGCGCCGCGATACGGTCGGTAATTTCAACCGAGCGATTCCGGATCATGAGAGCGGTTGTATCAGCTTTATTGAAATCTCTTGAATCGAGAGCAGATTTCATATCGGCCTTTAAACTGGAAAAGCGGGTGAGATACGGCTGGGTCTCGGTTACCGGAAATCCCTGGACCTGCAGGGCATCTAAGGTTTTTTGCGTCTGTGCAACCCAGGTATCGAAATCATCCATCTGGTGAGTGCTCCTTATGATCCAGTAATCATCTTTTTTCATCGCAATGTAGGGATTGGCATTCACAGCCCTGCCAATCTGGCTTTGCAGGTCTGAAATCTTTCCCTGGTGGGCAGTGGTCTGGTTTATCGTCTCCCGGTTAAATGCAAGGGCCGTCTTCTGCATCAGGGAGGTATGATTGTCAAGTGCCGGCTGAGATGCAATGGAACCGATGGCTGATTTGGCTTTCGAGAAATCGGAGTGCAGGGATATCATCGTGCCGGTGTCTTCACCATAGAGAGTCTCAACATAGGAGACCGATGCAGCCATCTCAGCATCAGTAACTTCTGACATCCATGCGAGGTATGCCTGTTGGATGGGAAAATTCCGGTCCGCCGCAGATAACCCGGGATCTGCTGCATGGACCGGAACGCAGACAATGAGGGCGAGCAGTGCCAGACAGAGTATTCCAAAGAACCCTGCCCGCAGGGGGTGGCAACTCATGGTGACTCCCGGCCAGTCAGTGATCGCTGTGCTGCACACATGATACGGTACATTACCTGCATATATCAATAAAAAGGTGTGTTACACCAGGGCACGAACGCCAGAATCCCGCAGCCACTACCTGCCGCAAGCCGCACACCTTAATGGTTTTTTGAAAAGATGACGATCCGGTTGGTATTGGTACCGGAGGTGTTGTTGTCTACCCCCCAGATGTTGGAGGTTTTGGTAAAGGTCTGCTGGTTGATAAGCACACATTCGCAGGAAAACCCCGCTGATATCCCCAGCGGTACCACATGTTCTTCCAGCCGGATCGACCGCTTCTTAACCTCTCCTACCTCAAAAGCGACATATCCCCCGGGGCGGGTGATGCGGTAGAGCTCATGAAATACCGCACCCATCACCCCGGACCAGGCACCCACCGTTTTTGCCATCGTAATCCCGTTCCCGATCACCCGGCCATCGAGACCATTGAACCAGCAGCGAAGCCAGTTGTCATCCTTATACTGTACAATATCGAGAAACGGGGGTGACGTGACCGTAAGCTGCACGGAATCGTTGAGAATCTCCGGGGTATTCCGGGAGTCCCCGGTCAAAAGGCGGGCGTTTTTGCCGGCATGGTTCAGGTTCTTCTGCTCTTCTGGAGTAAGACTGCGCAGCAGGCTTTTTGTCTTATTCAGGATGATCCGGTGGGTGTCGCGGTACTCAGGCACCTGATTTCGTTTTATGTTGATCCGCTGCTGGCTCAGTTGAGATACCGCCTGGTTGGGGGGAAGAGTATAGACCGAGAAGAAACCCGGCGAATGCCCGGTCAGGCGGTTCGTTGCAACCATCGCAATCCAGCGATCGATCATATCATCCCGTGAGGCGGCTTGTCGTGCCAGCAGGTACTGCCGCAGGCAAATGATCTCCCTCTCGGTATCGGGATGATAGAACATCGATAAGTCAATATCGGCTGTGCAGGTCTCCGCCTGGATAGATGCCAGCCGTTTCTCTACTGCCTCATACTCCGGCGGGAAAAACCGGGGCTCAGTCATGATCCGGGATAAGGGATTCGCGTCGTTTGCGATCGCGTTGCGCCCCGAGAGCCCTGCTTCTATTACCGTTGTCCCCCTGCCGCTGAAAGGATCATACACGAAATCTCCCTTTTTTGTCAGGAGATTGATGAAGAACCGGGGGAGCTGGGGCTTGAAACAGGCACGGTACGAGATCTCGTGAATGGAGGAGGCCTGACGCTGGCGGGACGTCCAGAACTCATTGGTGTATTTCTTCAGTGCCGGGACGGTTGGATCCAGGGGTTCAACATGAGTGGGAATGCCGGCATCACTGGTGAATCCTGCAAGAGTGTGGCCAAATCCTGTGCGGCCGGGTTCTCTCGTCTCCAATCCCATCGTACTGTACAGGTTGTGCCGTGAAGGGTATATCCGCTCTGGTTGTAACAGGACAAAAAAAGGCGCGATTATCTGGCATCAAAATGGATTTTTTATTTATCCCGTGTGGGCACCCTCTGCATCGAACGCAGGGGGATACCGGACCGTCCCATGAACCCCGTCAAGTGCTCCGGGCTCAAGTTCGATCGCCATGAACGCTTCATCCGGGCAGGGGAAGGGGGCGGAAATGCCAAACGTCCGGGCCGGGGAAAAGCCGAACCGGGGATAATAACCCGGATGGCCGACGACAATCACCGCACGATGCCCGAGTTGCCGGCAGGCATTGAGACCTTCTTCAAGAAGTGCTGCCCCGACACCCTGGCACTGGTATGCCGGGTCGACCCCCAGCGGTGCCAGTGCGCGGGCAGGAACGCTCGTATGATTATTACCAGGCGACTCGATCGTGATCGGGGGGAAGAGCACATGCCCGATAATCCGGTCATTATGAATTGCGACAAGGGAAAGATCCGACGTGAAATCTCCATCCTTGCGCAGGGCATTGACAAGCCGGGCTTCACCGTCCTGCGCAAAGGCATCGTTATGCACGGCAAAAATATCCGTGATATCAAACGGGGTTTCCGTGCGGATAAAAAAAGATCCCATCATCTCCTATACGGTTCTTGAGGATAAATGATGGATGGTAGTCCGCGGTATTCTTGGATCGGTTCTTCCCGGTATACCCGTTTTTAAAATCTCTATGATTCCGGATGGCCAAGCCTACCGGCACATGAGACGGAGCCATTTTCTTTGTAAAAAGGGCGGGGATAATCGGGTTATCCGTGAGCAGGGGATGCAGAGGTTTTCTTTACCTGGAACGCTGCAATCACTGCTGCAATACCGGTTGCAATGGCAAACACCCCAACGATCAACGGTATGAGTTCTGCTGCATACATGGGGTAGATCAGAATAATCAGACCAAAGATCAGGCTGATCACTCCCAGCACACCGTTACCGGCATCCTTTGTGGTAAATGCCTGGTACAGGTGGGCTGCGCCAATGAAACACCCCCAGAAACCAATGAAGATTGCAAAGAATGCCAGGATAAACACCGTGCTGTACAGGGGGTACAGGAGGATGAGAATCCCGGCGATGATATTGACCACGGCAAGAAAGATCTTCAATCCCATATTGCTCTTATCGACAACAAGACTGCCAAGGGTGAACAATCCACCCACCAGCCAGTACGCCCCCATGAAAGTGATCAGGAGGAGAGTGGTTACGCCCGGCGTTGTCAGGAACATAATCCCGATGATCAGGGAAAGGAGTCCCCACACCAGTACCAGCCACCACGGCAAAAGGCTCGTGTAGCATGCAATTATATCAGATGCCTCTGTTGTTTCTTTCACGTCACTCATGATATGTTCACATTGTCTTTGAATATTTTATAATAGTATGTGTTTTATGGAGACCTCTTTTACGGGAGATATCTGATTGAGACGTGCCGGGAATCCGAAGTATTCACACACCGGGAATCACAGGGTGTATCTGGGAGAAAATCCTATACCGGATACCATGAACGCAACCCTGCGGGCCTATATTGATCTCACCCGGCTCCAGTTCTCGTTTGCCTGGCCCCTGCTCTTCTGCTCCGGGTACCTCCTCGCCACGGTTACCTATGGGGGATTTGCATGGCTGGATCTCGTGCGGGTTGCCCTTATCGGGTTTTTCGGGTTTGAAGCCGGGCTTGTGCTGAATGATTATATTGATCGCGAGTATGACCGGAAAGATATCGAAACCGATAAGCTGACGAAATACTGGAGGGTGTTTGGCACAAGACCCATACCAGCCGGACTCGTTTCCCCCCGTAGTGCGCTCGTTCTTTTTCTTATCCTTGCTGCTGTCGCGGCCACCCTTATCCTTACGCTGCCTGCCCCGCATTCGATCTACGTCCTCATCCTGATGTGCTATTGCTTTGCGATTGAGTGCTTTTACCAGGAGGAAAAACGCGGGCAGAAATTTCCCTTTGCGCAACTCATAGGCAGGACAGACTTTGCATTGTTCCCGGTTGCAGGGTACCTCTGCGTTGGAAGCCCGGACCTGAACGCGCTCCTGTACTTTGCATTCTTCTACCCGTTTGCACTGGCCCATCTGGGTGCAAATGACTTAATCGATGTGGCAAACGACCGGGCACGCGGGATGAACACAATTCCGACCCTCTACAGCATGGACAGGACCGCGTACTGGATCACCGGTTTTACCGCCGTCCATGTGGTGACCGCTATCATCTTCATGACCCGGCTTGGCTTAATTGCACGCGCCGGTATCGTCGCAGGGCTGGTGCTCCTTCTCTATGCAAATATTATAATCCTGAAAACGAAGTCCCCCGAGGATACGCTGAAAGTGTTGCCGTGCTTCCATGTGGCGATGGTGCTGTACGCGGGGGGGATAGCGGCGGGGGCGTTGTTGTAAGAGAGAGTAGATTCACAGTTAAGATACATTTCGCGAGAAAACGACCGGTCCGGTTTTGTCAGGTTTTTCTTTCTGACCCCCCCTTGTGCCACCAGCCCCCAAGGGGGCGGGGCACAATACGATAGTGCCGGAACAGGCCATACAACACCGTCCCAATGCGAAGGGGGGCTGCTGAATACCTGCCTCATCGATCAACAGAAATCCATATTGTGACTATCGCAATTGTGCCCGGTCCCCCAGCGGGGGACTCGTGGCACAAGAGGGGGGGGTTCATAGCAAGACTGCCCTATTTTCTCGTTGTTTTTTATATCCTCAGCAGCCGCTCATTCTCCCGGAGCCACTTCCGTCTCTGCTCGTAATCCGGCATAATCGCCTTCACTTTCGCCCAAAACTTCTTCGAATGGTCCGGCTGGCTGATATGGACCAGTTCATGGACCACCACATAATCGATAATCTCCGGAGGCGCCTGGATGAGCCGCCAGCTGAAATTCAGCCCGCCCTTGTGGGTGCAGGAACCCCAGCGCTGCCGGGCATCCGATATGCGGATCGTTGTCGGGATATGGCCGGTTGTCATCGAGAACCACATGCACCGTGCCCGTATTTCCCGCCGGGCCTCCTGCATATACCAGCGTCTTAACTGGTTTTTTATGTCCGGGAGTAGCGTCCTGCATACGCATAACCGGTCAGTGCGTTCGATTGCCCCGTTTTTGCTTTCCACGATATGCAGCGGGTATGCCCGCCCAAGATAGAGAAAGGTCTCACCCTCTGTGTACGCATGTGCCGTTGCAGCGGGCCGCTGCCGGATCTCCCCGATTTTCTTCTGGATCCAGCTGCGCTTTTCCCGTACAAGATCGTCAATCATCGCGGCCGATGCCCGGAGCGGTGCCCGGACAATCAGCTGTGCTTCCGGTGTAATGACCAGCGCTATTGTCCGGCGGCGGGAGCGGACTATCTTTTCAATGCGGATATCGTCCATAAGGGTTCCGGGATGTCAACAGTACCCTCAACGGGACAATGAAAAAAGGTGATTATTCCGGCAAATAACTAATAGTTCCAAAAGAGAGGGTCCCTGCCTTGTCACAGGCAGGCATTATCCCGGGTCCCGGAAGGATGACGGCGGCGGAAATAGAGAAGGAACGCAGCGCCCATGAGGAGCAGGAAGCTCGTCATGTAGGAAAATTCATGGAAGTCGTTGATGGTCACCCTCACAAAATCTCCGTCATATAATCCGGTCATACCATTTGCTTCCGCAAAGCCCGGAAGCCAGATCGAGACGACTAGGCTCGAGAGCGCAATCAGGCAGGCAAATGTGACAAGGGTATAACGTCCTGCATCCCCCAAATGGACCGGGCTCGTTCCGATGCCGGCCATCCCTCCGCTCCGGTCGATCCAGATGACGAGAAAGAGCAGCGAGAATACCAGTGTTGTGGGAAAGATTGTCTCATTGCCGACAAGCAGCGACCAGCCGGAGATCGCTGCCATTACAAGTGCCATCCAAAGAGGAAATTTCTGTTGTCCATCCTGTTGTTTTTCGTCTTTCATCATACACCAGTTTTCGTTCATGTCTTTCTCCTGTATTCCATCTATCCCTTAACCAAAGGGTTGGTGTTTGCCTCATTCGCAGCATCCGCTATGCCATATTACGCATGCTTCCCGGATCCGTTGAACCCGTCACTCACAACTTTGCCATCTTTGAGCCGGACGATGCGGTGGAAATACTCCTTGTGCCAGTCCTCATGCGAGACCATTACGATGGTCTGCTGCATCTCTTCGTTGATCTCGCGGAAGAGGTCCAGCACCATCCGTGAATTCTCGGTGTCAAGATTTGCACACGGCTCATCGGCAAAGAGGATGTCCGGCTTGTTCACGATCGCCCGGGCGATGGAAACACGCTGCTGCTGGCCACCGGAGAGTTCCCGGGGGAGGTGGTCCCGCCGGTCGCACAGGCCGATCTGCTGCAGGATGTGAAAACTGTCCTTTTTAATCTGCTCATCGTCGCGGTCCCTGCGGAGCATCGCGGGAAGAGAGACATTCTCCATCACCGTCAGGTCAGGGACGAGTGCATAGTCCTGGAAGACATACCCGAGCTTGTAGAGCCGGAACATCGTCTTTTCGTAATCAGAAAATTTCCCGACATCTGTTCCATCAATAATAATCTTGCCCGATGAGGGTTCGTCAAGGAGACCCAGCATGTGAAGAAGCGTGGTCTTGCCACTCCCGCTCGCTCCCATGATGCCGAGAAACTCGCCCTTTGCAATATCAAGGCTCACGCCATCCAGCGCCCTGACTTCGACATCTCCCATCCGGTAAATTTTCCGCAGGTCAATTATATCGATCATATCAGGCCCTCATGGCAGACTGGATATCCTCGCGGGAGACCTGGTAGGCAGGGACATACCCGGCCACGATTGACGCAAGGAACAGGATCAGGGAGTTCGTGATATAGTCCATAGGGGTCAGGTACAGGGTAGCAGACCATTCAGGAGTGACAATGGGGTGGGCGGTAAGATATACGGCCATAAGCGATGTGAGGAGGATCCCAAAGAAGATTCCCATGACTGCCATGATGATGACCTGGAACCCGTAGTTATGCATGATGACTTCCTTATCCACACCGATTGCTTTTAAAATCCCAATCTGCCGGCGGCTGTTGAGAGTCTTGATGGTGATGACGATGAAGAGCACGACCGATGTGATGATGATCCCTACAATGAGAGAGACCATGTTGATGATCGCAAAACTCTGGAGGGCCTTGCCCATACTCTTTGCCATGAGATCTGCGGTTGTCTGTACTTTCTGGGAAACACCATACTGCTGGAGTTCGTCCTTGACAAATTTCTCCGAGTAGCCGGGCTTTGTTTTAACCGTGATATAATCTGCATAATCGACCGGCTTTCCTTCCACCAGTTGCATATCACTCATGGTCACATAGACCGTATTATCTGCCGAAGACCAGCCGGTAGAATAGATCCCTTTGATCCGGTAGTCTCTGGTATACCCGTTGGCAAACTCGA encodes:
- a CDS encoding ABC transporter permease is translated as MGKKELKVAFLLALRSLQRGSRSSVVLTVLIIAMCFANMVFLPGLFNGIGQSITKQVVDYEIGNVLVTPKSGDKYVMDLDATLDLINGMPGVERATPHISKGATLKYRQRMLGVSVRAISPNDEKYVSPLYTKMVAGSYLGDGDTGEVIIGKPVAGDATIKEEDEFQASLGGVRVGDSITIEFANGYTRDYRIKGIYSTGWSSADNTVYVTMSDMQLVEGKPVDYADYITVKTKPGYSEKFVKDELQQYGVSQKVQTTADLMAKSMGKALQSFAIINMVSLIVGIIITSVVLFIVITIKTLNSRRQIGILKAIGVDKEVIMHNYGFQVIIMAVMGIFFGILLTSLMAVYLTAHPIVTPEWSATLYLTPMDYITNSLILFLASIVAGYVPAYQVSREDIQSAMRA
- a CDS encoding DUF308 domain-containing protein — encoded protein: MSDVKETTEASDIIACYTSLLPWWLVLVWGLLSLIIGIMFLTTPGVTTLLLITFMGAYWLVGGLFTLGSLVVDKSNMGLKIFLAVVNIIAGILILLYPLYSTVFILAFFAIFIGFWGCFIGAAHLYQAFTTKDAGNGVLGVISLIFGLIILIYPMYAAELIPLIVGVFAIATGIAAVIAAFQVKKTSASPAHG
- a CDS encoding N-acetyltransferase, which codes for MMGSFFIRTETPFDITDIFAVHNDAFAQDGEARLVNALRKDGDFTSDLSLVAIHNDRIIGHVLFPPITIESPGNNHTSVPARALAPLGVDPAYQCQGVGAALLEEGLNACRQLGHRAVIVVGHPGYYPRFGFSPARTFGISAPFPCPDEAFMAIELEPGALDGVHGTVRYPPAFDAEGAHTG
- a CDS encoding UbiA family prenyltransferase, giving the protein MNATLRAYIDLTRLQFSFAWPLLFCSGYLLATVTYGGFAWLDLVRVALIGFFGFEAGLVLNDYIDREYDRKDIETDKLTKYWRVFGTRPIPAGLVSPRSALVLFLILAAVAATLILTLPAPHSIYVLILMCYCFAIECFYQEEKRGQKFPFAQLIGRTDFALFPVAGYLCVGSPDLNALLYFAFFYPFALAHLGANDLIDVANDRARGMNTIPTLYSMDRTAYWITGFTAVHVVTAIIFMTRLGLIARAGIVAGLVLLLYANIIILKTKSPEDTLKVLPCFHVAMVLYAGGIAAGALL
- a CDS encoding ABC transporter ATP-binding protein — protein: MIDIIDLRKIYRMGDVEVRALDGVSLDIAKGEFLGIMGASGSGKTTLLHMLGLLDEPSSGKIIIDGTDVGKFSDYEKTMFRLYKLGYVFQDYALVPDLTVMENVSLPAMLRRDRDDEQIKKDSFHILQQIGLCDRRDHLPRELSGGQQQRVSIARAIVNKPDILFADEPCANLDTENSRMVLDLFREINEEMQQTIVMVSHEDWHKEYFHRIVRLKDGKVVSDGFNGSGKHA
- a CDS encoding SprT family zinc-dependent metalloprotease; translated protein: MDDIRIEKIVRSRRRTIALVITPEAQLIVRAPLRASAAMIDDLVREKRSWIQKKIGEIRQRPAATAHAYTEGETFLYLGRAYPLHIVESKNGAIERTDRLCVCRTLLPDIKNQLRRWYMQEARREIRARCMWFSMTTGHIPTTIRISDARQRWGSCTHKGGLNFSWRLIQAPPEIIDYVVVHELVHISQPDHSKKFWAKVKAIMPDYEQRRKWLRENERLLRI
- a CDS encoding DNA methyltransferase — its product is MGLETREPGRTGFGHTLAGFTSDAGIPTHVEPLDPTVPALKKYTNEFWTSRQRQASSIHEISYRACFKPQLPRFFINLLTKKGDFVYDPFSGRGTTVIEAGLSGRNAIANDANPLSRIMTEPRFFPPEYEAVEKRLASIQAETCTADIDLSMFYHPDTEREIICLRQYLLARQAASRDDMIDRWIAMVATNRLTGHSPGFFSVYTLPPNQAVSQLSQQRINIKRNQVPEYRDTHRIILNKTKSLLRSLTPEEQKNLNHAGKNARLLTGDSRNTPEILNDSVQLTVTSPPFLDIVQYKDDNWLRCWFNGLDGRVIGNGITMAKTVGAWSGVMGAVFHELYRITRPGGYVAFEVGEVKKRSIRLEEHVVPLGISAGFSCECVLINQQTFTKTSNIWGVDNNTSGTNTNRIVIFSKNH